GCAAGGTTCCTGGTAGCGGGCCAAACCTTCGCATGGATTTCGCGGATCACGGAGACCGGTAATTTAATAATGGCCCTGTCGTAAGTGATGAGCCCGTTCTGTTCCGACTCCACATCGAAGGGTTGCGTGTAAATGGAAGCGCTCAATCCCTGGTTCTCGAGCAGTTTGAGGGAGTCCATCATCTGTCCATATTGTTTGCGGAGCAATGGAGGCGTTACCACACCATCATAGCCCCATCCTGCCTGCAGGTCGTTCCACAAATGTCCTTCGATGGGCACACCAATACCACCGAACTCACCCAAAACAGCGGCCTTTCCTTTCTCAAATGCGATATGCCCTGGATTCGGATATGCATGTACGTCAGTGATATCGGCATGGATCCATGCATCAGGAGAAGGACTGCGGAGTTGGTCATTCACATATAATTTCTCGCCCGAATGTCCATTGATGAGGCGGGTCGGGTCCAGCGCTTTGAGCCAGTTCGTTAATCTTGCCTGGTCGTATTGTCCCCATTTTTCATTGAACAGAACCCAGGTTGTAATGGAGGGATAGTTGTACAACTGCGCGATATTCTCTGCACATTCTTTTTCGAATTGCGCCCGGGCTTCAGGACTGTCATTTCCCGGATTCACCATATCCTGCCAAACCAGCATCCCGGCCTGATCGCAGTGATAATACCAGCGGGCCGGCTCCAGCTTGATATGCTTTCTGATGGTATTGAAGCCCATCGCTTTGGCAGCCAGGATATCAAACTTCAACGCTTCATCGGTGGGAGCAGTATACAAACCATCGGGCCAGAATCCCTGATCGAGCGTGCCCAGGTTGTAGTAATACCGGTTGTTCAGGAAAATGCGTGGTCTTCCTGCTGCATCTTGCTGAACAGAAATCTTGCGCATGCCAAAATAAGAGCGGATGTGATCGATCACCTTGCCATTCTTTGTAAGCGAAATGGTCAAATCATACAGAAAAGGATCATCCGGGCTCCAGCGCCTGGCGCCTGGTATGCGCAATTGCAGGGGCTGGCCATTTTTATCAGTTGCTTTGGTTACCGTTTTTCCGGACGACAAAACAATCGCCTCCACCTGGCATCCATCACAGTTACCCACAACCGAAACATCCAGGTCCAGTACCTCTTTGTCGATATCGGGCTTCGTTTTTAAAGATGCAATGTATTGCGCGGGCAAGGTTTCCATCCATACCGTTTGCCAGATACCGCTGGAGGGCGTATACATGATACCCTGCGGAGCAAGCACCTGTTTGCCATGCGGGTTCGGGCCCAGGTCCGTTGGGTCCCATACACGAACGATCAATTCATTGGCGCCCGGTTTGAGCGCATCGGTAATATCGATACTGAAAGCCTGGTAGCCACCGGTATGCCGGCCCAGTTCCTTTCCATTCACAAATACCCTCGCATCATAATCCACTGC
This portion of the Pseudobacter ginsenosidimutans genome encodes:
- a CDS encoding sugar-binding domain-containing protein yields the protein MMKRFFYVLALGALQPFYAMSQQGWAMQPGSITTRWAKQVQPAKVLPEYPRPQMVRPSWTNLNGLWQYSITSLEASVPATWKDQILVPFPIESALSGVKKPLQAHQALWYRRQFNSTAAGGKQRTLLHFGAVDYDARVFVNGKELGRHTGGYQAFSIDITDALKPGANELIVRVWDPTDLGPNPHGKQVLAPQGIMYTPSSGIWQTVWMETLPAQYIASLKTKPDIDKEVLDLDVSVVGNCDGCQVEAIVLSSGKTVTKATDKNGQPLQLRIPGARRWSPDDPFLYDLTISLTKNGKVIDHIRSYFGMRKISVQQDAAGRPRIFLNNRYYYNLGTLDQGFWPDGLYTAPTDEALKFDILAAKAMGFNTIRKHIKLEPARWYYHCDQAGMLVWQDMVNPGNDSPEARAQFEKECAENIAQLYNYPSITTWVLFNEKWGQYDQARLTNWLKALDPTRLINGHSGEKLYVNDQLRSPSPDAWIHADITDVHAYPNPGHIAFEKGKAAVLGEFGGIGVPIEGHLWNDLQAGWGYDGVVTPPLLRKQYGQMMDSLKLLENQGLSASIYTQPFDVESEQNGLITYDRAIIKLPVSVIREIHAKVWPATRNLAGITKGFAAIVADSVNKDYAARLKEYQSGKKDSAFLRALTLLAIKNKDSANLFQFSAEYIRQLKAPMIDHNIQFIETVTGNSTDPGYPLLMQWVKEYLKEGERNRITTKLQEIIFREQAKLQLGENPDWSKVEAIISNHKPLDGEFIRGLSVIYYLNAIGQDKPNAAKNLADAASIYDSLYHSGMYNEWAWALFGKTSDKRLLEKALVWAKKGIGLEKDPFKQANIMDTYANLLHKLGRTEEALVWQKKAVAASPGDGEIKENYEKMLKGEKTWHDGQ